ATACATCGTGAACTTTTCGACGCGGTGATTGCCCCACCAGCGCACAACACCGAGATCCTGGCGCGCAAAGAACTTGTCGAGTGCGTTCAGCACCCAGAAGAAGAACCAGAAGGTAATGACAACGGCGGTGATGGGTTGTCGAAGGACGGCCATGGCAAACTCAATCACTAGAAAAACCAAAGGTAGCTGGCCGCTTGATAACAACAACATCTTGAAACTTGGTTAGGGCAAAACGGGGTGTTTCACCCGATCCGTATCTAAACCGGCTGCCTCTCGCCAGCCGTGCCAGATGCGGAGCGGAATCGGCTCAGTCCAGCAGTGTCACCAGTGAGGCAAACCGGCGATCCAGTGCCATGCGCTCTTCCGCCGTCATTTCCGGCCAGACAATCTGGCTGCCGATATAGGCTGCATATTCGATCCGGGCGATGTCCCGGGCCAGATCCGGCTCATGTCCCCGCGCCTCATAAAGATCGGCGACAAATCCGGTGCGCAGCTCGTCCACCTCACGCACCACACCTGCCGCCACCCTGTTTGATTGCGCGAACTGGCGCACGGCCCGCTCCAGGTCGTGATCGAGACGGTTGGCCATGCTGGAAAGCTTTGCTGTTCTTGCGTCCGGCTCTTCGGCCATCGTCGCCTCGGCGACATCCAGCGTATGCCGCTGTTTCCACGCCTGCATCAGCGCCGCGACAAAGGCATCATGGTCCTTGAAATGATGATAGAACGACCCCCGCGTGCGCTCAGCGCGCACGCACAGGGCTTCCACCGTCAGGCCGGCTAGCCCCTCGCCGGCCAACTGGGACAATCCAAGGTCCAGCCAGTCCGTTTTGCCAAAGCGTTTTTTCAGCTCACACCACTCCGCCAATGAGCCCCAGAAGCATGATCGGCAGAAACAGCCATCCCTGGGGCATGTGACTGTATTTCTGCTTCTTCAGCGGCGGCACCACAAGCCCCAGAAGACAAAAGGAAGCAACAAGGGCCGTCGCCACCCAGCCAAGATCGAGGCTGGATGGTCGCAGCCCGGCGAAAAGGAACATCACCGCAATCATGCCCAGCACGATCGTGACAATGTGCCAGCAGTAATAGGCGACATATTTCGGCACAGGCTTGAGGTCTGAGGCCTTCAGCAAGGGAACGGCAATCGCGCGCCCGCCTGCGAAAGTGTGGATGAGGCACACTGCCAGGGACAGAACCGCCGCACTCAGGAACAGGATATTCATCAACCCACCCCCAAACCATACCATATAGTACGGTTTGTAAAACAGCTGCCCTGTAGCTTCAATGCGGCGTGCGGTCACGGTTCGATTGACGGGACGAGCAAGTCGGACATCCTGTCGAATAGCGCCTTTCTTTTGCTTCAGGCGATTGTTCGTTTGACAGCTCAAAAAGCCAGTGATAGCGCTACTCAAAGCGCTTTGAACTCTTTTACTCAAGCGCGTCACATCACTATCTGCCAACACCACTTTCAAGGAGAGGCTGAGATGCCGATCAACGCCGTGGTTTGGGGCGAAAACGTCCATGAACAGCACAACAAGGCCGTCGCTGACACCTATCCGGCTGGTATGCATACCTGTATTGCCGATGCTTTGAACCAGGATCCGGAAATCAACGCCACCACCGCGACCCTTCAGGAGCCCGACCATGGGCTGACGGCGGAACGGCTGGCCGAGACCGACGTTCTGCTCTGGTGGGGCCACGCCGCCCATGGAGACGTTGCCGACGACGTGGTCGAGCGTGTCTGCGATGCCGTCTGGTCCGGCATGGGCATGCTGTTCCTGCATTCCGCGCACTTTGCCAAGCCGTTCAAACGCCTGATGGGCGGCCCTTGCAACCTCAACTGGCGCGAAGCCGGCGAGCGCGAGCGGCTTTGGGTCACCAGCCGCAATCACCCGATCACAAACGGGCTTCCGGACAGTTTCGAGCTTGAGATGGAGGAAATGTATGGCGAACCCTTCGGCGTGCCCGAGCCGCTTGAAACCGTCTTCATCAGCTGGTTCCAGGGTGGTGAAGTGTTCCGCTCCGGACTGACCTACAAGCGGGGCGCGGGCAGCATCTTCTA
This genomic interval from Labrenzia sp. VG12 contains the following:
- a CDS encoding ThuA domain-containing protein, producing the protein MPINAVVWGENVHEQHNKAVADTYPAGMHTCIADALNQDPEINATTATLQEPDHGLTAERLAETDVLLWWGHAAHGDVADDVVERVCDAVWSGMGMLFLHSAHFAKPFKRLMGGPCNLNWREAGERERLWVTSRNHPITNGLPDSFELEMEEMYGEPFGVPEPLETVFISWFQGGEVFRSGLTYKRGAGSIFYFRPGHETYPTYHNAHVQQVLKNGVKWAFNPMARLADPNAAPNVPVDAAPEKIEERGPKLHAEGEEGFR
- a CDS encoding TetR/AcrR family transcriptional regulator produces the protein MSQLAGEGLAGLTVEALCVRAERTRGSFYHHFKDHDAFVAALMQAWKQRHTLDVAEATMAEEPDARTAKLSSMANRLDHDLERAVRQFAQSNRVAAGVVREVDELRTGFVADLYEARGHEPDLARDIARIEYAAYIGSQIVWPEMTAEERMALDRRFASLVTLLD